The Thermomonospora curvata DSM 43183 DNA segment GGGAACAAGACGGCCGGTGCCGCCTTGCCGGGGGTCGCGGGGTATGTCCACAAGTGGACGTTACGCCCCAGAAGGCGCCGGGCGGGTGGCCCCGATGTGCGCGGCCAGCATGCGGACCCGCTCCCGGTGCTCGTCGTGGCCCACCACGATCGGCGGCTCGTTGTAGGGCATGGCGTCGGAAGAACGGCGCAGCTTGATGTACTGGCCGCAGGCGTCGATGGCGTACGGCTCCATGTCGTCCTGCAGCGCACCGATCACCGTGATGCCGTGCGTCTCACCGATCCGCCGGAACAGCGCCACCGCCTCCCTGCGGTGCTCGCGGCCCAGGTTGCGGCCCAGCTCGTCCAGCACCAGCACCAGCCGGCCGCCGCCGGAGCCGGCCAGCGCCGCCGCGCACACCAGCTTGACCGCCTTTTCGTCCATCAGGGCGGTGTTGGCCCGCCGGTTGTAGGGCACATACCGCTGCCCCTCGGCGCGCCGCCACTTGGGGACGACCCGCCAGCGCCACTCCTGCTCGGGGTCGGCGGGCGGCTCGGGGGTGGGAAAGTCCAGCGTGGCCCCATAGCCGCCGTAGGCCAGGTCGAGCCGTTCGAACTCCTCGGCGACGCGCTGCAGCCGGGTGCGGATCGCCGCCGTCAGCGCGGCGCGGTGGGCCGCCGCCGCGCCCGCCGCCTCCCGCTCCCCGGCCTCGGCCTTCTCCAGGTCGACGCGGCGGGCCGCAAGCTGCGTCTCGATCTGCCGCCGCTGGTGCCGTTCATAGTCCTCCAGGCCGCGCAGATGGCTCTCCAGCGCCCTGGCCAGCCGCGGGAAGGTGGCCTGCTCGCGTTCGGTGCGGCGGCCCTCGCCCTCGGCGCGCTCACGCAGCAGGAAACGGATCTCCTCGGGCATGTCCTCATCGGCCGTGCCGTCGGGGAACGCCTGCCGCAGCGCCTCGCCCAGATGCCGTTCGGCGGTGTGCCACCACTCCTCGGGCGTCCAGGTGCGCTGGTCGCCCGTCAGCCCGGCCAGCAGCTCGCGGGCCGACTCCACCGGGCCGCCCCACTGCTCCTGCAGCTCGGCCAGGCCGAGCGTCAGGCGCCGCTCGGCCAGCTCGGCGGCCTGCTCGCGGAGCCTGTCGCGGGTGCGCTCGTGCGCCTCGCGCCGCCCGCGCAGCCGGTCGATCTCCAGCGCCCGGGTGTCGGCCTTGGCCTGCAGCCGCCGCACCGTCTGCTCGGCGGCGCCCAGCCGCGGCCCCAGCATGGCCTCGCCGGTGGCCAGCGACTCCAGCCGCTCCCGCAGGCCGGCCATCGCCTCCTGGACGCCGGTCAGCTCGGTGCCGGCCCGCGCCCCGGCCAGGCGCCGCATCGCCAGCGTCACCTCCGCGGAGGCGTCGGCGACCTGCCGCCGCGCCTCCTCCAGCGCCGCCCGGGCCTCCTCCAGCGCCGCGCGGGCGGCCTGCACCCGGACGGCCCGTCCGGTCACCGGCTCGGGAAAACCCCCGACCACCACCACCCCGGCGGGGTCCGTCCCGGACAGCGCGGAAAAGAACCGCCCGAGCGCCGCGCGGCACCGCACGCCCTCCGGCAGCCCCTCGCCGGTCACTTCCCCGGTGAGCGGGCCTTGCGCGGGGACGAGCATCGACCCCGGCAGCTCCCGCAGCGCCGCCACCGCGGCCGCCAGGTCCCGCTCGGCCACCACCACCGCGTCCCGGTACGGCCACAGCGCGCGTTCCCACCGCTCGCGCACCGGCTCGGCCAGCTCGATGGCGTCCAGCAGGCCCACCGCCGGCACCCCGGCCTCGGCCAGCGCCCCGATCTGCGCCGGGGCGCCGCTGCGGCCGGCCTCGGCGGCGGCCAGGTCCCGCTCGGCCTGGGCCAGGCGGGCCTTGGCCATGCCCAGCGCCTGCTGGGCCTCGTCCCGGCGGGCCTCGGCGTCGGCCAGCTCCTTGGCCGCCGTCTCCTCGGTGCGGCCGTCGGCCTCCCGCCGCCGCTCCTCCAGCGCCGCCGCCTGCCGGCGCAGCTCCTCCAGCCGGTCGCGGGCCACCGCCTTGTCCTCGCCGATCCGCTCGGCCTGGCCCTTCAGCTCCGCCAGCACCGCCGACGCCTCGGCCAGGCGCTCCTCCAGCGTCCCGTCGGCCAGCTGCTCCATCTCTTTGGCGGTGGCGGCGATCGCCTCGCCCAGCTCGGCGGCCTCATCCTGCAGCCGCCTCAGCTCGGCGGCCCAGGCGGCGTCGCTCTCCGCGGCCTCCACCAGCAGCAGGGCCTGCCGGGTGCGCCAGTGCCGCAGCGCCGCCGCCACCTCCCGGCGGGCCCGGTCCCGCCGGTCGAAGGTCCTCAGCAGTTCGGCGGCCTCGGCCTCCCACTCGGCCAGCCGCCGCCGGGCCTCGGCGGCCCGGGCCCGCTCGCGGTGCTCTTCGGCCCGGGAGCGGCGCTCGGCCTCCAGCTCCCGGTCCAGCCCGGTCAGCGCGGCGATGGCGGTGAAGATCCGCTCCGGCGGGATCTCGTTCAGCGGCTGCGACAGCAGATTGGTGGCCACCTTGCTGCGCACCGACGTCGACAGGAACGACACGCACCGCACCCGGCCCCCGTACAGCACGCGACCGAGATCCTTGGCCACCAGGTCGCGCCGTCCCGCCGAACGGGGCAGCTCGGCCCACCGCCGGTCGGCCAGGCGCACCCGCTCGGCCTCCGACGGCGCCGCCGCCAGATGCACGCCCCGGCACCAGCGGATCTCCAGGTGCGGGGCGTCCACGTTCACCCGCAGCCACACCGTGACCGCATCGTCTTCCCCCGTGCCCTCCGCGTCCCCGGTGTGGGCGAAGACCCCCACGATGTAGCCGTGGTCCGCGCTGGCCCACCGGTTCTCGCCCTGGGCCGCCAGCTCGGCGTTGAACAGCAGCTCGGCCACCGCCCGCGCCCCCGAGGCGAACCGCCACTGCTCATCGCCCAGCAGCGCCGTGATCGCCGCGATGAACGAGGACTTGCCCGCCCCGTTGGAGTCCTTGGGGCCCTGGCCGGCCACCGCGATCAGCGTTCCCGGCACCAGCGGCACCGGGTGCGTCGACAGGCGGGAGATGTTGATCGCCTGCACCGCGATCAGTGAACGGTCGCCCACCACGCCGTCGGGCCGGTCCCCCAGCTCCTCCG contains these protein-coding regions:
- a CDS encoding chromosome segregation ATPase is translated as MTAIGEPEELGDRPDGVVGDRSLIAVQAINISRLSTHPVPLVPGTLIAVAGQGPKDSNGAGKSSFIAAITALLGDEQWRFASGARAVAELLFNAELAAQGENRWASADHGYIVGVFAHTGDAEGTGEDDAVTVWLRVNVDAPHLEIRWCRGVHLAAAPSEAERVRLADRRWAELPRSAGRRDLVAKDLGRVLYGGRVRCVSFLSTSVRSKVATNLLSQPLNEIPPERIFTAIAALTGLDRELEAERRSRAEEHRERARAAEARRRLAEWEAEAAELLRTFDRRDRARREVAAALRHWRTRQALLLVEAAESDAAWAAELRRLQDEAAELGEAIAATAKEMEQLADGTLEERLAEASAVLAELKGQAERIGEDKAVARDRLEELRRQAAALEERRREADGRTEETAAKELADAEARRDEAQQALGMAKARLAQAERDLAAAEAGRSGAPAQIGALAEAGVPAVGLLDAIELAEPVRERWERALWPYRDAVVVAERDLAAAVAALRELPGSMLVPAQGPLTGEVTGEGLPEGVRCRAALGRFFSALSGTDPAGVVVVGGFPEPVTGRAVRVQAARAALEEARAALEEARRQVADASAEVTLAMRRLAGARAGTELTGVQEAMAGLRERLESLATGEAMLGPRLGAAEQTVRRLQAKADTRALEIDRLRGRREAHERTRDRLREQAAELAERRLTLGLAELQEQWGGPVESARELLAGLTGDQRTWTPEEWWHTAERHLGEALRQAFPDGTADEDMPEEIRFLLRERAEGEGRRTEREQATFPRLARALESHLRGLEDYERHQRRQIETQLAARRVDLEKAEAGEREAAGAAAAHRAALTAAIRTRLQRVAEEFERLDLAYGGYGATLDFPTPEPPADPEQEWRWRVVPKWRRAEGQRYVPYNRRANTALMDEKAVKLVCAAALAGSGGGRLVLVLDELGRNLGREHRREAVALFRRIGETHGITVIGALQDDMEPYAIDACGQYIKLRRSSDAMPYNEPPIVVGHDEHRERVRMLAAHIGATRPAPSGA